A genomic region of Sphingobacteriales bacterium contains the following coding sequences:
- a CDS encoding sulfite exporter TauE/SafE family protein, which produces MPCGWYIWHWRRRRHRHIFYSGALLMFSFGMGTMPIMAATMIFGKFISLGLRQK; this is translated from the coding sequence TTGCCCTGTGGCTGGTATATTTGGCATTGGCGGCGGCGGCGGCATCGGCACATTTTTTACAGCGGCGCGTTGTTGATGTTTTCCTTCGGAATGGGTACGATGCCGATAATGGCGGCTACGATGATTTTCGGAAAATTTATTTCGCTGGGTTTGCGCCAAAAATAA
- a CDS encoding nitronate monooxygenase: MLSSNRINQLFNIQYPLIQAGMIWCSGWRLAAAVSNAGGLGIIGSGSMYPDILAEHLQKMNAATNRPYAVNLPLLYADLESHLENIIKYRVPIVFTSAGNPKTYTQLLKKEGIKVVHVVASAKFAVKAQEAGCDAVVAEGFEAGGHNGREETTTLCLIPAVRQAVQIPLIAAGGIATGRAMLAAMVLGAEGVQIGTRFVASEESSAHEAFKQKVVVAQEGDTHLMMKTIVPVRLLKNHFFEQIVAAESRCASAEELKNILGRGRAKKGMFEGNMDEGELEIGQVAALVRRIQPAADIVAEIWQEFEQARQEAAQWK, encoded by the coding sequence ATGCTTTCCTCCAATCGTATCAATCAGCTTTTCAATATTCAATATCCCCTTATTCAAGCCGGAATGATTTGGTGTTCGGGCTGGCGGTTAGCAGCAGCAGTGAGCAATGCCGGTGGTTTGGGTATTATCGGCTCAGGCTCTATGTATCCCGACATACTTGCCGAGCATTTGCAAAAAATGAATGCCGCCACCAACCGCCCCTACGCCGTCAATTTGCCTTTGCTGTATGCCGATCTCGAAAGCCATCTTGAAAATATCATCAAATACCGCGTACCGATAGTATTTACATCGGCGGGCAACCCAAAAACCTACACACAATTGCTCAAAAAAGAAGGAATAAAAGTAGTGCATGTAGTGGCGAGTGCCAAATTTGCAGTCAAAGCACAAGAGGCGGGCTGCGATGCGGTAGTAGCAGAAGGCTTTGAAGCAGGCGGTCACAATGGTCGTGAAGAAACCACCACGCTATGCCTCATTCCGGCAGTGCGGCAAGCGGTGCAAATACCACTGATAGCAGCGGGTGGCATAGCCACAGGCAGAGCTATGTTGGCAGCAATGGTATTGGGCGCAGAGGGCGTACAAATCGGTACACGTTTTGTGGCGAGTGAAGAGTCGTCGGCACACGAGGCATTTAAGCAAAAAGTAGTGGTTGCCCAAGAAGGCGACACACACCTGATGATGAAAACCATAGTACCGGTACGGTTGTTGAAAAACCATTTTTTTGAACAAATTGTTGCTGCCGAAAGTCGTTGCGCCTCTGCCGAAGAGCTGAAAAACATTTTAGGGCGTGGGCGTGCCAAAAAAGGTATGTTTGAAGGCAATATGGACGAGGGCGAATTAGAAATAGGGCAGGTGGCAGCCCTTGTGCGCCGCATACAACCCGCCGCCGACATTGTAGCCGAAATTTGGCAGGAATTTGAACAAGCACGGCAAGAAGCCGCACAATGGAAATAA
- a CDS encoding Rrf2 family transcriptional regulator, giving the protein MFSKSCEYAIKAMIFVAQKSKENMRVGVKEIAKGIDSPEHFIAKIMQELSRKRLVHSVKGPNGGFYLDETDEKSSIADIVRAIDGDSIYTDCVLGLKACSEKTPCPVHLEYKEIKKRLLQMIENNNIFDFNEKLNSGKYFLKNKS; this is encoded by the coding sequence ATGTTTTCAAAGTCCTGTGAATATGCCATAAAAGCGATGATTTTCGTGGCACAAAAATCAAAAGAGAATATGCGGGTAGGCGTAAAAGAAATCGCTAAAGGCATTGATTCGCCGGAGCATTTTATTGCCAAAATTATGCAAGAATTGAGCCGCAAACGTTTAGTACACTCGGTAAAGGGACCCAACGGCGGTTTTTATTTAGACGAAACCGATGAAAAAAGCTCCATAGCCGATATTGTACGAGCCATTGACGGCGACAGCATTTATACCGATTGTGTGTTGGGCTTAAAAGCATGTTCCGAAAAAACACCTTGTCCGGTTCATTTGGAGTATAAAGAAATAAAAAAGAGGCTATTGCAAATGATAGAAAACAATAATATCTTTGATTTTAATGAAAAATTGAACAGCGGAAAATATTTTTTAAAAAATAAATCCTAA
- a CDS encoding sulfite exporter TauE/SafE family protein, protein MNEIALLFGTGFSIGILGSFHCVGMCGPLALALRCQLDTARKSLAIGLYNIGRAVSYSILGGILGAVGMSFSFFKLQQVLSIIAGVFVLAVLLSAYLGSKNTNIPLVSRYTQFIKVACRHI, encoded by the coding sequence ATGAACGAAATAGCACTGTTGTTCGGAACTGGATTTTCTATTGGTATTTTGGGGAGTTTTCATTGTGTGGGTATGTGCGGTCCTTTGGCATTGGCATTGCGGTGCCAGTTGGATACCGCCCGAAAATCATTGGCTATCGGCTTATACAACATAGGCAGGGCAGTTTCTTATTCCATATTGGGCGGCATATTGGGAGCAGTGGGAATGAGTTTTTCGTTTTTCAAACTCCAGCAAGTGCTTTCAATAATTGCAGGTGTATTTGTTTTGGCGGTATTGTTGTCAGCCTATTTGGGTTCAAAAAATACGAACATTCCTTTAGTATCGCGCTACACACAATTTATCAAAGTCGCCTGTCGGCATATTTAA
- a CDS encoding FixH family protein: MNWGYKILMVIVLFIAAMGVMIYIAYQQSNEMMDSNYYEKEMKYQQLIDAANNLNRISTASLLQQDAQNVKIQLPANLHTQFEGGTVELIKLDDQSKDVQLPLQPDTAGFFSIEKNRLVAGNYKVRIQWNNGKQPYYKEQSILIQK; encoded by the coding sequence ATGAATTGGGGTTATAAAATCTTAATGGTGATTGTGCTGTTTATAGCAGCGATGGGAGTGATGATATACATTGCCTACCAACAAAGTAATGAAATGATGGACAGCAACTATTATGAAAAAGAGATGAAATATCAACAATTAATAGATGCTGCCAATAATCTGAACCGCATTTCCACAGCCTCCTTATTACAACAAGATGCACAAAACGTCAAAATTCAGTTGCCTGCCAACTTACACACACAATTTGAAGGCGGCACGGTGGAATTGATAAAATTAGACGACCAAAGCAAAGACGTACAACTTCCTCTACAACCGGATACGGCAGGTTTTTTTTCTATTGAAAAAAACCGTTTAGTGGCGGGAAATTACAAGGTTCGTATTCAGTGGAATAATGGCAAGCAGCCTTATTACAAAGAACAAAGCATATTGATACAAAAATGA
- the rny gene encoding ribonuclease Y, whose protein sequence is MDIINIVIVGVLAVIGAAVGFLGGKKAGIASSSTVLEQSRAEAARLTEEAQQKAETQKREKMLEAKEKILKLEADSEREINQKKKELENQTRQFNQREDALNQRKNAIKQRETELDKIKENLTQQLQLVEEKKVEIDVKREDNEKKKVELQQKIANADKELAQRLEKLAGISAEDAKKQLVDSMIKKAETEAMAYVKEILDEAKLRANKEAKKIIIQTIQRTAAEHAIENAVSVFQLESDDVKGQIIGREGRNIRALEAACGVEIIVDDTPEAVVISGYDPLRREVARLSLQRLVADGRIHPARIEEVVNKTRRQLEQQIVEIGERTVIELDIHGLHPELVRLVGKMRYRSSYGQNLLQHSKETANIAAIMAAELGLNAKHAKRAALLHDIGKVSEEDPELSHALLGMKIAERCKEKPNICNAIGAHHDEIEMTFIISPIVQAADAISGSRPGARREILEQYLKRIEELEKLALSYEGVDKAYAIQAGRELRVIVESEKVADERADTLSFEISQRIQSEMQYPGQIKVTVIREKRAVSFAK, encoded by the coding sequence ATGGATATTATTAATATTGTTATAGTCGGAGTTTTAGCCGTTATAGGAGCAGCAGTCGGTTTTTTGGGCGGTAAAAAAGCAGGGATAGCGAGCAGCAGTACGGTACTGGAGCAATCGCGAGCCGAAGCCGCCCGCCTCACCGAAGAAGCTCAACAAAAGGCAGAAACCCAAAAGCGCGAAAAAATGCTGGAAGCCAAAGAAAAAATATTAAAATTAGAGGCAGACAGCGAGCGCGAAATCAATCAGAAGAAAAAAGAACTTGAAAACCAAACACGACAGTTCAATCAGCGCGAAGATGCCCTCAATCAACGCAAAAACGCCATCAAACAGCGCGAAACTGAATTGGACAAAATCAAAGAAAACCTCACCCAGCAATTGCAATTGGTAGAGGAAAAGAAAGTAGAAATAGATGTAAAGCGCGAAGATAACGAAAAGAAAAAAGTTGAATTGCAACAAAAGATTGCCAACGCCGACAAAGAATTAGCACAACGTTTGGAAAAATTGGCGGGTATCAGTGCAGAAGATGCTAAAAAGCAATTGGTGGACTCCATGATTAAAAAAGCCGAAACAGAAGCGATGGCTTATGTGAAAGAGATTTTGGACGAAGCAAAACTGAGAGCCAACAAAGAAGCTAAAAAAATCATCATACAAACCATACAGCGCACTGCCGCCGAACACGCCATCGAAAATGCGGTGTCGGTGTTTCAGTTGGAAAGCGATGACGTAAAAGGTCAAATCATCGGTCGCGAAGGACGCAATATCCGCGCTTTGGAAGCTGCCTGCGGTGTAGAAATCATCGTAGATGATACGCCCGAAGCGGTGGTAATTTCGGGCTACGACCCCCTGCGCCGCGAAGTGGCACGCCTCTCGCTCCAACGCCTCGTAGCTGATGGTCGCATACACCCCGCCCGCATCGAAGAAGTGGTAAACAAAACCCGCCGCCAATTAGAGCAACAAATTGTGGAAATCGGCGAGCGCACTGTTATTGAATTAGACATTCACGGCTTGCACCCCGAATTGGTGCGCTTGGTGGGAAAAATGCGGTATCGTTCTTCTTATGGTCAAAATTTGCTCCAGCACTCCAAAGAAACTGCCAATATCGCCGCAATTATGGCTGCCGAACTCGGCTTAAATGCCAAACACGCCAAACGCGCCGCCCTCCTGCACGACATTGGTAAAGTATCCGAAGAAGACCCCGAACTCAGCCACGCCCTGTTGGGTATGAAAATCGCTGAACGCTGCAAAGAAAAACCCAATATTTGCAACGCCATCGGTGCGCACCACGACGAAATAGAAATGACCTTTATTATTTCGCCTATTGTGCAGGCTGCCGATGCTATATCCGGCTCGCGCCCCGGTGCCCGCCGCGAAATTTTGGAACAGTACCTCAAACGCATCGAAGAACTCGAAAAGCTGGCACTCAGCTACGAAGGAGTGGACAAAGCCTACGCCATTCAGGCAGGCAGAGAGTTGCGCGTGATTGTAGAAAGCGAAAAAGTTGCAGACGAACGCGCCGATACTTTATCGTTTGAAATATCTCAACGCATACAATCCGAAATGCAATACCCCGGACAAATAAAAGTAACGGTAATTCGTGAAAAACGCGCCGTAAGTTTTGCAAAATAA
- a CDS encoding cell division protein ZapA, producing MNKEIISIILQIAERPYPLKIKADEEEIVRKAGKIIKEKMAEFKAIYPTKETIDHLAMACLMICVDGLSKQYESVQQQESLDKIEELEEQLTVFLKRL from the coding sequence ATGAATAAAGAAATCATCAGCATCATCTTGCAAATAGCAGAGCGACCTTATCCTTTAAAAATAAAAGCTGATGAGGAAGAAATTGTGCGAAAAGCAGGAAAAATCATCAAAGAAAAAATGGCTGAATTTAAAGCCATTTATCCTACCAAAGAGACAATAGACCATTTGGCGATGGCCTGCTTGATGATATGTGTAGATGGATTATCCAAACAATATGAATCAGTTCAGCAACAGGAATCTTTAGACAAGATAGAAGAATTAGAAGAGCAACTCACCGTTTTTTTAAAGCGGCTGTAA
- a CDS encoding c-type cytochrome: MNAYNNKKYKWSFLLLALWSHSVLMAQTTAEATTAANAAAGASSSYFLNFFLLFVAFVLLIPIYMLSETFMMAVRMLARKHNKTLGLLLLLGLSAQSLMAQDATTAAATSGGGFSNTTLSYFLGLVILVEILLICYLGYETSRTLHLAAREEGYATETESWWEKIWNSMNRFQPLSEEAKLDAGHNYDGIRELNNITPPWFTAAFIGTIIFAGIYMWRYHIAETAPLPLKEYELEMIAARQEREALLKSQGSNVDENSVKMLADADISEGQSLFVRNCAPCHEAHGGSKKGGVGPNLTDDYWLHDGSLSGVFKSVKYGWPDKGMIAWEKSFTPHQIAQISSFIKSIHGTNPEGAKEPQGELLKEAAAALPTAPKQPRRRRYYRRYCQCRKESAIIMSNLLFEVLLIVAFQTVNFF; encoded by the coding sequence ATGAACGCATATAATAATAAAAAATATAAATGGAGTTTTTTGCTGTTGGCACTTTGGAGTCATTCCGTGCTGATGGCACAAACTACCGCCGAAGCAACAACGGCGGCAAATGCTGCTGCAGGTGCTTCTTCTTCGTATTTTCTCAACTTTTTCTTATTGTTTGTAGCCTTTGTATTGCTCATTCCAATATATATGTTGAGCGAAACTTTCATGATGGCAGTGCGTATGTTGGCACGCAAACATAATAAAACATTAGGTTTGTTATTGCTGTTGGGTTTATCGGCACAAAGTTTAATGGCGCAAGATGCCACCACAGCGGCGGCGACTTCAGGCGGAGGTTTTTCCAACACTACGCTCAGTTATTTTTTGGGATTGGTGATTTTGGTAGAAATACTCCTGATTTGTTATTTAGGATACGAAACATCACGCACTCTTCATTTAGCCGCCCGCGAAGAAGGTTATGCCACCGAAACAGAAAGCTGGTGGGAAAAAATATGGAACAGTATGAATCGCTTCCAGCCGCTTTCGGAAGAGGCAAAATTAGATGCAGGGCACAATTACGATGGTATCCGCGAGTTGAACAACATCACGCCACCTTGGTTTACGGCGGCATTCATAGGCACTATTATTTTTGCGGGTATTTACATGTGGCGTTATCATATTGCCGAAACAGCACCACTGCCCCTCAAAGAATACGAATTAGAAATGATAGCCGCCCGTCAGGAGCGCGAAGCATTATTGAAATCGCAAGGCAGCAATGTAGATGAAAATTCGGTAAAAATGTTGGCTGATGCCGATATTAGCGAAGGTCAAAGCCTGTTTGTACGCAATTGTGCGCCTTGCCACGAAGCCCACGGCGGCAGTAAAAAAGGCGGTGTAGGACCCAACCTCACCGATGATTATTGGTTGCACGACGGTTCTTTGTCGGGAGTATTTAAATCTGTCAAATACGGCTGGCCTGATAAGGGTATGATTGCTTGGGAAAAAAGTTTCACACCGCATCAAATTGCACAGATTTCCAGTTTTATAAAATCCATTCACGGCACTAACCCCGAAGGAGCAAAAGAACCGCAAGGCGAATTGTTGAAAGAAGCTGCTGCTGCCCTGCCGACAGCACCCAAGCAGCCCCGCCGCCGCCGATACTACCGCCGGTACTGCCAGTGTAGAAAAGAATCCGCAATAATAATGAGCAATTTACTGTTTGAAGTGTTGCTAATAGTAGCATTTCAAACAGTAAATTTTTTTTAA
- a CDS encoding heavy metal translocating P-type ATPase metal-binding domain-containing protein codes for MSATPHSNTEQMLCYHCGAACSKQSINSGGDKYFCCQGCRSVYEILNENNLCAYYDLNTHPGNVQKDELREGKFAFLDNDDIKRQIVQFSDGKQSQITFYLPQIHCSSCLWLLEQLPFINQGIMAARVNFSQKELFIAYQEQQVSLRQVVELLAQIGYEPYLNLNQLSSKDVQKTDRSRWYKIGVAGFCFGNIMMMSFADYFAFANSVEHSIQVFFKSISVILSLPVLLYSASEFFVSAWSSIRNKYLNIDVPVALALLITFVRSMYDIFSGSGNGYLDSMSGIVFFMLIGRWLQSRTFQTISFDRDYKSFFPIALDVVKNGTIIPTEISKIQVNDIVQVHSHEIIPVDAIVSKGTASIDYSFVSGESEAVPVRIGELIYAGGKQTGGLLELVVVKTVSQSYLTHLWNNPVFTKKEQPKANLYDIISKYFSYTVLLLGTAAALYWYAQGATHLMWNALTTVLIVACPCALLLSQNYTQGNILRILGLNGFYLRSAEVIDELPRIQHIVLDKTGTLTQVQGARLRYYGKTLNEAQKQQVAALVQHSSHPASKMILEFLNISRVEDVSDFKETAGKGIEGWIADTYLKVGSPEWVGGSLFPQQKGSKSVLWIEGEIVGEFVYSNQYRLGVSHLIGRLKNRYTLSLLSGDNDTELPTIEALLGKDSPILFHQNPQQKLEYIKDLQNRHHLQVMMVGDGLNDAGALKQSNVGIAVSDSDNHFTPASDGIIAAEVLNKLDVFIRFAASNRPIILFSFIVSAIYNMIGLYYAVQGILSPVVAAILMPASSITIVFLTYGLTELMAKRFDLK; via the coding sequence ATGTCCGCCACACCACATTCGAATACTGAGCAAATGCTTTGTTATCATTGCGGGGCTGCTTGTTCCAAACAAAGCATCAACAGTGGCGGCGACAAATATTTTTGCTGTCAGGGTTGTCGCTCGGTGTATGAAATATTGAACGAAAACAACCTTTGTGCCTACTACGACTTAAACACACACCCGGGCAACGTACAGAAAGACGAATTGCGGGAGGGTAAATTTGCATTTTTGGACAATGACGACATCAAACGTCAGATAGTGCAATTTAGCGATGGCAAGCAAAGCCAAATTACATTTTATTTACCCCAAATTCATTGCAGCAGTTGTCTTTGGCTTTTAGAGCAACTCCCTTTCATCAACCAAGGCATTATGGCGGCGCGTGTCAATTTTTCTCAAAAAGAACTATTTATAGCATATCAGGAGCAGCAAGTGAGTTTGCGTCAAGTAGTAGAATTATTGGCACAAATCGGCTACGAGCCATATTTGAATTTGAATCAATTATCATCAAAAGATGTACAAAAAACAGACCGCAGCCGCTGGTACAAAATAGGTGTGGCGGGTTTTTGTTTTGGCAATATTATGATGATGAGCTTTGCGGATTATTTTGCATTTGCCAATAGCGTAGAGCACAGCATACAGGTATTTTTCAAATCTATCAGCGTGATATTGTCGTTGCCGGTATTGCTGTATTCGGCGAGCGAGTTTTTTGTGTCGGCGTGGAGCAGTATTCGCAATAAATACCTCAATATTGATGTTCCGGTGGCATTGGCATTGCTGATAACGTTTGTGCGCAGTATGTATGATATTTTTAGTGGCAGCGGCAATGGTTATTTGGACAGTATGAGCGGAATAGTATTTTTTATGCTCATCGGTCGCTGGCTACAAAGTCGTACTTTCCAAACAATTTCCTTTGACCGCGACTACAAATCATTTTTCCCGATAGCATTAGATGTGGTGAAAAACGGGACTATCATACCAACCGAAATTTCAAAAATACAGGTCAATGATATAGTGCAAGTGCACAGCCACGAGATTATTCCGGTAGATGCCATTGTGAGCAAAGGTACAGCGAGCATAGATTACAGTTTTGTAAGCGGCGAAAGTGAAGCTGTTCCGGTACGCATCGGCGAACTTATTTATGCCGGCGGCAAACAAACGGGCGGCTTGTTGGAATTGGTAGTAGTAAAAACGGTATCGCAAAGCTATTTGACACATTTGTGGAACAATCCGGTTTTTACCAAAAAAGAACAACCCAAAGCTAATTTGTACGATATTATCAGCAAATATTTTTCATATACTGTATTGTTGTTGGGTACTGCTGCTGCCCTATATTGGTATGCACAGGGAGCTACACATTTGATGTGGAATGCCCTCACTACGGTTTTGATAGTGGCTTGCCCGTGCGCCTTATTATTGTCGCAGAATTATACACAAGGCAATATTTTGCGTATATTGGGTTTAAATGGTTTTTATCTGCGCTCGGCGGAAGTGATAGACGAGTTGCCTCGAATACAACATATTGTTTTAGACAAAACGGGTACATTGACACAGGTACAGGGCGCACGCTTGCGTTATTATGGCAAAACATTAAACGAAGCCCAAAAACAGCAGGTAGCGGCGTTGGTACAACATTCCTCGCATCCGGCGAGTAAAATGATTTTGGAGTTTTTGAATATAAGTCGTGTAGAAGATGTGAGCGATTTTAAAGAAACCGCCGGCAAAGGGATTGAAGGCTGGATAGCAGACACCTATTTAAAAGTGGGTTCGCCGGAGTGGGTAGGAGGTTCTTTGTTTCCGCAACAAAAAGGCTCTAAGTCGGTGCTGTGGATAGAAGGCGAAATTGTGGGCGAATTTGTATATTCCAATCAATATCGTTTGGGGGTATCGCATCTGATAGGTCGGCTCAAAAACCGCTATACACTGTCGTTGTTGTCGGGCGACAATGACACCGAACTGCCGACCATCGAAGCCCTGTTGGGCAAAGACAGCCCCATACTTTTTCATCAAAATCCGCAACAAAAATTAGAATATATCAAAGATTTACAAAATCGTCACCACTTGCAGGTAATGATGGTCGGCGACGGGCTTAACGATGCCGGAGCTTTAAAACAAAGCAATGTAGGAATTGCGGTGAGCGATTCGGATAATCATTTCACGCCTGCTTCTGATGGTATTATTGCCGCCGAAGTATTGAACAAATTAGATGTATTTATCCGCTTTGCCGCTTCCAACCGCCCTATTATTTTATTCAGTTTTATTGTTTCAGCCATTTACAATATGATAGGTTTATATTATGCTGTTCAGGGTATTTTATCACCTGTTGTAGCAGCTATTTTAATGCCTGCGAGTTCTATTACGATTGTTTTTTTGACGTATGGGCTTACCGAGCTGATGGCAAAACGTTTTGATTTGAAATAG
- the ccoS gene encoding cbb3-type cytochrome oxidase assembly protein CcoS, giving the protein MSVIIILLIVSICIAGGFLIGFLWSVKDGQFDDVEGPAKKILFDNNKQTK; this is encoded by the coding sequence ATGAGTGTCATTATTATTCTTTTAATTGTGAGTATCTGCATCGCCGGCGGTTTTTTGATTGGTTTTTTGTGGAGTGTGAAAGACGGGCAATTTGACGATGTAGAGGGACCGGCGAAAAAAATTTTATTTGACAATAACAAACAAACAAAATAA
- a CDS encoding phenylalanine--tRNA ligase subunit beta, whose product MKISYNTLKSYLNIPLSVQEIGNILTEIGLEVEDIEKIGNHEADRWNGLIVAEVQSAIQHPNADRLRITQVNTGTEILQIVCGAPNVAAGQKVVLATIGTTLYPQGGEPFKIKKSKIRGEESNGMICAADEIGIGDDHSGILVLDENAVVGQAVQHFLNIPPPDTLITIGLTPNRSDAGAYIGIVKDVAAYVKTRFPNQDIQLNLPDTAHFEAKAPKTGYQVIIKDKERCTRYCGVLIKNVHIAPSPAWLQEHLTTIGIHPINNIVDITNFVLQESGQPLHAFDAAAIAEKTIVVQTLPQNTPFVTLDGTERRLQAGRFNDL is encoded by the coding sequence ATGAAAATCTCCTACAATACATTAAAAAGTTATCTCAATATACCGCTATCTGTTCAAGAAATTGGCAATATTTTGACGGAAATAGGGCTGGAAGTGGAAGATATAGAAAAAATAGGCAACCACGAAGCCGACCGTTGGAATGGTTTAATAGTAGCAGAAGTACAGAGTGCCATACAGCACCCTAATGCCGACCGCCTGCGTATTACGCAAGTAAATACAGGTACGGAGATATTACAAATAGTGTGCGGTGCGCCCAATGTAGCCGCCGGACAAAAAGTAGTGCTTGCTACCATTGGAACTACTTTGTATCCGCAGGGCGGCGAGCCTTTTAAAATTAAAAAAAGCAAAATTCGCGGCGAAGAAAGCAACGGCATGATTTGTGCCGCCGACGAAATCGGTATCGGTGACGACCATTCGGGCATTTTGGTATTAGATGAAAATGCGGTAGTCGGACAAGCGGTGCAGCATTTTTTAAATATTCCTCCACCTGATACTCTAATTACCATCGGCTTAACGCCCAATCGTTCCGATGCAGGCGCATATATAGGCATTGTAAAAGATGTAGCGGCTTATGTAAAAACACGCTTTCCGAATCAGGACATACAACTGAATTTACCCGATACGGCTCATTTTGAGGCAAAAGCACCCAAAACGGGTTATCAGGTAATTATAAAAGACAAGGAACGCTGTACGCGCTATTGCGGTGTATTGATAAAAAATGTACACATTGCACCTTCTCCGGCTTGGCTGCAAGAGCATCTAACCACAATTGGTATTCACCCCATCAACAATATTGTGGATATTACGAATTTTGTATTGCAGGAAAGTGGGCAACCTTTGCACGCTTTTGATGCCGCCGCCATAGCCGAAAAAACCATCGTAGTACAAACATTGCCGCAAAATACGCCCTTTGTGACGTTGGACGGCACGGAACGCCGCTTGCAAGCCGGGCGATTTAATGATTTGTGA